A part of Misgurnus anguillicaudatus chromosome 6, ASM2758022v2, whole genome shotgun sequence genomic DNA contains:
- the nr2e3 gene encoding photoreceptor-specific nuclear receptor isoform X1, translating into MEDPMSEMSISFASSTDSSRSNSTDDRHEGRSPAPGKILNSGLLCKVCSDTSSGKHYGIYACNGCSGFFKRSVRRRLIYRCQAGTGMCPVDKAHRNQCQACRLKKCLQAGMNKDGEYASILLPHLSSRLISNLLNFSVHLSAVQNERQPRSTAQVRLDALDVDKDKEHLATTLEPTSSSTCSVINRSIPIISSTDTNQHSGSPKNGHRFMASLMTAETCAKLEPEDVDENIDVTSNEPERSSPEYGSALYPTRAPESVYETSARLLFMSVKWAKNLPVFSHLPFRDQVILLEEAWSELFLLCAIQWSLPLDNCPLLSLPDLSPPGQGKGSPSASDIRVLQEVFSRFKPLQVDPTEFACLKAIVLFKPETRGLKDPEQVENLQDQSQVLLAQHMHTLYPNQVARFGRLLLLLPSLHFVSSERIEQLFFQRTIGNTPMEKLLCDMFKN; encoded by the exons ATGGAGGATCCAATGTCTGAAATGTCCATATCATTTGCATCATCCACAGATTCTTCAAGGAGCAACTCTACAGATGACAGACACGAGG GTAGAAGTCCAGCTCCTGGCAAAATCTTAAACTCAGGATTGCTGTGCAAAGTCTGTTCAGACACCAGCAGTGGAAAACACTATGGTATATATGCTTGTAATGGATGCAGTGGCTTTTTCAAACGCAGCGTGAGACGCAGACTCATCTACAG ATGTCAGGCTGGTACCGGTATGTGTCCCGTGGATAAAGCCCATCGTAATCAGTGCCAGGCCTGCCGCTTGAAGAAATGCCTTCAGGCTGGCATGAACAAGGATGGTGAGTATGCATCTATTTTACTTCCTCATTTATCTTCTCGACTCATTTCTAATCTTCTCAACTTCTCCGTCCACCTCTCAGCTGTTCAGAATGAACGTCAGCCCCGCAGTACGGCTCAGGTCAGGTTAGACGCTTTGGATGTTGACAAAGATAAGGAGCACCTGGCGACCACTCTGGAGCCCACGTCTTCTTCAACCTGCTCTGTCATCAACCGTTCGATCCCCATCATCAGCTCCACAGATACCAACCAGCACTCCGGCAGTCCCAAAAACGGGCATCGCTTCATGGCCAGCCTCATGACGGCTGAGACCTGCGCCAAACTGGAGCCAGAAGACG TTGATGAAAACATTGACGTGACCAGTAATGAACCCGAGAGGAGCTCTCCAGAGTACGGCAGTGCTCTCTACCCCACACGGGCTCCCGAAAGTGTGTACGAGACCTCGGCCCGCCTGCTCTTCATGTCTGTTAAATGGGCCAAGAACCTGCCAGTGTTTTCCCATTTgcctttcagagatcag gTGATACTGCTCGAGGAAGCGTGGAGCGAGCTTTTTCTCCTGTGTGCGATACAGTGGTCTCTACCCTTGGACAACTGTCCCCTGTTGTCCTTACCTGATCTCTCGCCTCCAGGACAAGGCAAGGGAAGCCCATCCGCTTCAGATATCAGGGTCCTGCAAGAAGTGTTCAGTCGATTCAAACCCCTGCAAGTGGATCCGACTGAGTTTGCATGCTTGAAAGCCATTGTCCTGTTTAAGCCAG AAACACGAGGACTTAAAGACCCAGAACAGGTGGAGAACCTACAAGATCAGTCACAGGTGCTGTTAGCTCAGCATATGCACACTTTATACCCCAACCAAGTTGCCAG GTTTGGCAGATTATTGCTTCTCCTCCCGTCTCTACATTTTGTGAGTTCAGAGAGAATCGAGCAGCTCTTCTTTCAGAGAACCATCGGGAACACGCCGATGGAGAAACTCCTCTGTGATATGTTCAAAAACTGA
- the nr2e3 gene encoding photoreceptor-specific nuclear receptor isoform X2, with the protein MEDPMSEMSISFASSTDSSRSNSTDDRHEGRSPAPGKILNSGLLCKVCSDTSSGKHYGIYACNGCSGFFKRSVRRRLIYRCQAGTGMCPVDKAHRNQCQACRLKKCLQAGMNKDAVQNERQPRSTAQVRLDALDVDKDKEHLATTLEPTSSSTCSVINRSIPIISSTDTNQHSGSPKNGHRFMASLMTAETCAKLEPEDVDENIDVTSNEPERSSPEYGSALYPTRAPESVYETSARLLFMSVKWAKNLPVFSHLPFRDQVILLEEAWSELFLLCAIQWSLPLDNCPLLSLPDLSPPGQGKGSPSASDIRVLQEVFSRFKPLQVDPTEFACLKAIVLFKPETRGLKDPEQVENLQDQSQVLLAQHMHTLYPNQVARFGRLLLLLPSLHFVSSERIEQLFFQRTIGNTPMEKLLCDMFKN; encoded by the exons ATGGAGGATCCAATGTCTGAAATGTCCATATCATTTGCATCATCCACAGATTCTTCAAGGAGCAACTCTACAGATGACAGACACGAGG GTAGAAGTCCAGCTCCTGGCAAAATCTTAAACTCAGGATTGCTGTGCAAAGTCTGTTCAGACACCAGCAGTGGAAAACACTATGGTATATATGCTTGTAATGGATGCAGTGGCTTTTTCAAACGCAGCGTGAGACGCAGACTCATCTACAG ATGTCAGGCTGGTACCGGTATGTGTCCCGTGGATAAAGCCCATCGTAATCAGTGCCAGGCCTGCCGCTTGAAGAAATGCCTTCAGGCTGGCATGAACAAGGATG CTGTTCAGAATGAACGTCAGCCCCGCAGTACGGCTCAGGTCAGGTTAGACGCTTTGGATGTTGACAAAGATAAGGAGCACCTGGCGACCACTCTGGAGCCCACGTCTTCTTCAACCTGCTCTGTCATCAACCGTTCGATCCCCATCATCAGCTCCACAGATACCAACCAGCACTCCGGCAGTCCCAAAAACGGGCATCGCTTCATGGCCAGCCTCATGACGGCTGAGACCTGCGCCAAACTGGAGCCAGAAGACG TTGATGAAAACATTGACGTGACCAGTAATGAACCCGAGAGGAGCTCTCCAGAGTACGGCAGTGCTCTCTACCCCACACGGGCTCCCGAAAGTGTGTACGAGACCTCGGCCCGCCTGCTCTTCATGTCTGTTAAATGGGCCAAGAACCTGCCAGTGTTTTCCCATTTgcctttcagagatcag gTGATACTGCTCGAGGAAGCGTGGAGCGAGCTTTTTCTCCTGTGTGCGATACAGTGGTCTCTACCCTTGGACAACTGTCCCCTGTTGTCCTTACCTGATCTCTCGCCTCCAGGACAAGGCAAGGGAAGCCCATCCGCTTCAGATATCAGGGTCCTGCAAGAAGTGTTCAGTCGATTCAAACCCCTGCAAGTGGATCCGACTGAGTTTGCATGCTTGAAAGCCATTGTCCTGTTTAAGCCAG AAACACGAGGACTTAAAGACCCAGAACAGGTGGAGAACCTACAAGATCAGTCACAGGTGCTGTTAGCTCAGCATATGCACACTTTATACCCCAACCAAGTTGCCAG GTTTGGCAGATTATTGCTTCTCCTCCCGTCTCTACATTTTGTGAGTTCAGAGAGAATCGAGCAGCTCTTCTTTCAGAGAACCATCGGGAACACGCCGATGGAGAAACTCCTCTGTGATATGTTCAAAAACTGA